TTCTTTTGGATTGTTCTGTCAATCCGGTCAGAATCTGTCAAAAACTCAAGGAAAACAAAAATCGTCAGCTGtcttaaggctaccttacacctcgggaaaattttccgcaggattttggtccccgtacATTTTAAATGGGGGCGGGATTTTGAACCGTTCGTTCCCTTATAAACCTTTcccgtaaaaaaaaatattcgctcaatcgattctttggcttattcaaggtcaactttcccaaggaactcacatttttttacgCCTCTTAAGTATTTCTAAaacctaaaacaaaaatcgaaaaagtgctgtttttttaatATTGGCCCGATTTTCAACGAACATCGGATGAATTTTtcaggtttttgttttcgattttaaaaatagttagaggcttcaaaaaaatatgagttctttgGTAAAGTTGACCATAATTAAGCcaaaaaccgaaaaaatgcTGCACATGTAAACCgggctgaaaaattcacccgatgtttgttcaaaatcgggccaatcttaaaaaaacagcactttttccattttaaaaatagttagaggcttcaaaaatatgggttctttggggaAGTTGAGCATAAATATGCCAAAGTATCGACTGAGTtgtaaatttccgaaggaatggtTTTTGGAATGGTATTGTAGGAGAATTATTCATGAATTGCCGTTGAAATCGCTCGCAGATTGCGGAAGGAATCGCTTTCAAAATGCCGAAGGAATCGTTCCCGAATTACAAATGAATCTTTCGCAGATTGCAAAATAAATCGTTCGCAGATTGCCGGAGGAATCGTTCGAAGATTTCCGAAGGTATCATTTTCGAATTGCCTGAGGAATCTTTCGCGCTGGAGAATCGTTTCCAAATTGACGGAGGTATTATTCtcgaattgccggaggaatcgttctcgaattgccggaggaataatttaagaattactggaggaatcgTACGTGAATTACTGGACGATTGCCGAAGGAGTCGCTTCCGGATTGTCGCTGGAATCGTTTGTCAATTTGCCGGAAAATATGCTCCCGCATTAGCAGAGGATTCAGTctcaaatttccagagggatCGTTCGTAAATATCCAGAGGAATCGTTCACGCATTGTCAGCagaatttttctcaaaattctcGTCGATTACTGGAGGAATCGTTCTCAAATTGACGAATGAATCGTTCGTGAAATGCCGGAGGAAAATTTTGCGGATTGTCGGTGCAATCGTTCTCTGATTGCTGGAGCAGTTGTTCGTAGCAATCGTTCCCGGATTCCCAAAGAAAGGCACCATGGATTTTTCAGCAAACCATTCCTGTATTCAAAAAtgagtccattctggatatccAAATTAGTCCTCTCTGAATTTTTGGACAAATCTACCCCGAGTTCTCGAtggaatttatccggaattcTGTAATGAATCATTCTTGGATTCCCAAACGAATTTACACTTGGTTTTACAAGAAGTCTACTCTGGATTTTCGAACTAATCCCTGGATCCCAGATCGAATTTTCCCGGATTCCCTTAGGAGTGCTCCCCACGAACGATTCTTCCGGTAATCTGGAATCGATTTTTTCGCAATCCATGAACGATTCCTCCAACAATCTAGGAACGATTTCTCCGTCAGTCCACAAATTGTTCCTCGACAAGTTGCGAACGGTTCCTCCGGCAAATCAGAAACGTTTTTTTCGGCAAGGAACGATTCCTCTGGCAATCCATGAACGATTCCTCCTACAATCCAGGTACGATATCTACGGCATCTTGCGACGATTCCTATGGCAATCTAGAACAATATCTTCGGCATTACTCTAGAACAATATCATTCGCTCGCAATTTGGGAACGATTCCTCTGGCAATTCTAGACCAACTCCGCTGGCAATCCGTGAATAATGCTACTGACAATCCGTCAACATTTTTTCTGGCAATTCACGAACGATTTTTCCCGCGATCCGCTAACAGTTCCTCCGGCACTTTTCCAACTATTTCTCCGGCAATTCGGGAACGATTTCTCGAATTTCTCCGCGAATTTACtaacaattcctccggaaactaaCATCATGTGACATCTGCTGCAGCAGCGCATGCACAAATTTTGCATCGTTCTATCAATCTCCGCAAATTTTCGCATCTTTTCCGAAAAAAGATGCAGCGTAAAAAATCAGATGAAAGTACACTGATCTAAAAAATTTCCTTGATCTTGATAGCTATCAAATCGTCAATCTAGATGTGTCGCACCCCTCGCATTTAAACAATAATCAATAAATCTGCCATTTTAAAAACTATCCTTTTAGCAAACATCAAAAATTTTGCAATGTTTGAGTTTTTGTATAATTAAATGTTTGAGTCCTAGTCCGAGTAATATTTGTTCGTAAAATTTGAACTATTTAAGTATTATTCCGGTAAAAAATCACTCAAacttcgctcaatcgattcgatgttttcgattttaaaaatagttagagacttaaaaaaatatgagttctttgGTAAGGTTGACCATAATTAAGCCAaaaaatcgactgagacaatcaaacgagatacaatttttgacgggaaaagtCAATTGTCGTCCGATTGAATGACCCAAAGTTCATGACTAGACCAAAACTAATAATTCGAGTCCAAACAAAATTGTTATTAGTCTCTTCAGCGATCGATTTTCCCCTAAGAAAAACTCGAAACGTTCACAGGTAGTCCAAAACAACATCCGTCATCGCTGCGTCACCATTCATCAGGGTAAACATTATTAAAGTTTTCCGTCCAATGGGACCACTAAAGACCGCGAGACTGTGCACTGTTTGCTGCCCGGAGTGCTACCCCACCATGCGACACCGCGTCCAAAACAGTCTGCAGTCGTGAATCTTTAAGAAGAGAAAACTTCTTTTTTTTAGTGGAAAAACGAAAAGCAAAATCTGGGAACAAAATTGAAATTCACTGTCACTGCCTTCTTGCTTGCTTCGTTTCGTCTTTTGGATCTCGCTgtggcagcaacagcagcagcagcagaagtCGCTTAACCACGCCGCCCAACTTCCGAGGATGGGGAAGGtataaattgaatattttttccgtGGTGCTACTCTTCGTCTGGAAAGCGACCTGTCCGtggttttttttccttcttcttaagGGTAAACACGCTGATCCTAATGGTTCGCAAGGTTGTCGACTGCGGGAGGAATATATGCGCTCTTTGCATGTGGGTTTTTATTGCCACCGAGAAGCGTGTGCCATTCGCTAAATAGCTGAAGCATTCGTGTTAGGCAAATTACGGTGCATGCTTGCCTtgtaaattgaaaaattgagctATTAAAGCGCTACCCGGGTTTCATGGTTTTGATTTCCAGCTGCTCCGCGTTGCGAAGAAAAACTTTACTCGCAAAACGGTTCGCTCAGTTACCTAAAGTCATTAtccaatttgttttcatttcctCGACTAACGCGATACATTGCTGCCATTGATCGATTTCACGCCATTGTAAAACAGTTTTCCTTTTCCTCTCTCATTGCAGACCGAGCGACATCGTCTTCTGAACGAGACCCTCCGCAAACTGTCGCGCATGCAGCTGCCTGACTAAAGGCCAGATGAAAGAAAAGTACGAAATCATGACGGACCAGGAGCACTACAGTCTTCGGTGGAATAACCACCAGAACCACATTCTGCGGGCGTTCGACACTCTGCTGCAAACCAAAACTCTCGTTGACGTCACGCTGGTCTGTGCCGAGACGAGCATTCGGGCGCACAAGGTCGTCCTGTCGGCGTGCTCGCCCTTCTTTCAACGAGTGTTCTCCGAAACTCCCTGCAAGCATCCTGTGATAGTGTTGAAAGACTTCCGCGGATGGGTTGTGCAAGCGATTGTCGATTTTATGTACCGCGGTGAGATCAGCGTTCCCCAGGAACGGCTGTCGGTGCTTATTCAAGCAGGAGAATCTCTTCAAGTTCGTGGACTAGTCGATCACCCCGTAGCAGGAAACACACCGACTCCAGCGCAGTCGCCAGAGGACTTTAGCCTACTCGACTCCTCACTAATATCGCCAACTTCGCCGTCACTTCCGTCGCCAAACTTCAACCACCACCATGCCCGCCACTCGCACCCGAACCCCGCGGCGACGAGCATGCTGAGCGCCAGCACACCAAAGCTCCTGCTGCCACCGCAGGTGTTCGCCGACCCTGCTCTGAACCTGACCAATCCGGATCTCTGCACATCTCCAATGCCACGCCGAAAGCAGGCTCGCCCAAGACGCCGATCAGGTGACTGTGCCCCTCAAGATCTCAGCAGTAAACCCACCAGCCCCGTTCCGCCCTGTATCGACGATAAGGAGGACGAAGACAACGAAATCGACCGCGAAGATGACGATGAACAGGACGATGAGGATGACGATATCAAAGAAATCATTCGGAGAAGCGAAAGTGATGACAAAAAGGATTCCAGCCCACAGAAAACGCCAAGCAAAGAGGAAGACAACGAAAAAGACAGCAAAAATAACTCGACCGCTTCTACGGCCAGTCTTTCAGGAATGGAAGGTCCCGAAAACCTGTGCATGAAGAAATCCTCATCCTCCAGTAGTAGTTCCAGCAGCGGAAACATTTCCTCCCATTCGCACAAGGACGGCAGCTCTCGGCTATCGGATCCATCGAGCTTGAAGGACAGCCCCCCGGAACCCACAATTGGTCGACTCTCGTTAAAAGACATCCGGCATCTGAATCGCTCTTCGCTGGTCCGTTCGATGAGTTCCCTATCGCCTCCACCTTCGTTTCACCTGAACAACAACCCTCCGTCGCGCCTCTCCCTCTCGGAGAAACGAGTCAAACTGGAAGACCGCGATGACGATCGGCTCGGCGACGACGACGGGTCCCATTTTTTAGACCACATGGACCTGGCCTTGGCCGCCCATCAGCACCCGCTGGCGCATCTTTCGCACCGGAACTCCTCGCCCCAGCTGCGACCACCGGGACTCACACCGGACGGCGAAAACAACAACAGCAGTAGCAGTaagaacaacaacaacagtGGATCCGGCCCGGGGGGAATGGGAAACGGATCCAGTCGGGATGGCGGCAGTGGTGCCGGCGGTTCGCTCGGAATGGGCCCCGGCAAGGAGGGCCGACTGGGCCCGAAGGATTTTCTACACAGCCCGACGCTAAATTTTCCGCCGTTCTTCAACCAGTCGGACGGCGGTGGGGCGCCGAGACCGCCGCACTCGCCGCTGTCCTTTCCGCACATGCCGTCGGTTTCGTCGCTGACGCTGACACCGCCGCACAGtgagtattttttttgtatgaaaatgcattttttccaggatttttaaataaatattggAACAGCTCAGTAATGGCACCTTAAAGAGAAGTTCAAGACACAATTTCGAGAATCAAACGGCTTATAACAAATGCATTTTGTTATCCAGTTCGTTTTAAGAAATTTGATTCCGTCATCTCAACAGCCATTTGACAGACAATGTTTCAACGTCTTACCAAGATAGAATTTCtgcgaattattttaaatttacgaGTGTCTCATTTCTGCGTTTCGTTTTAGTCTGTAGAGTGCATTTTTTAATCCTCCATTAATGACAGATTTCATACTTAGGCGTAGCGTTGCCGAAATACCAAATTCGATACCaaataaaaaacataatttatatttatttgcagaTTGCTTCAAATAATATATTCCAGAAATATTCTAATTTTTCGGACGTCCCAACATGTTGCGGAACCTCCTTTTAAAGTTTTCTGATTATTAATATTCATGGCCATAAATTTTggtgaatttttcaaaaaatctaagAATTGAAATTCTGGGTTTGACACATTTCAAAATAATCTATTTTGCCGGACGTCCCAACTTGTTTCGGACCTATTCCTattaaaaaggttttttttagaaaaggaACTTAAGGagaatttttttgagaaaatccttGGGTAATATTGAGGTTTTTCTCTGTTTGTAAATTATTCCTTTATTTTTCTGATCCTTTCTTCTGCATCTTCACACTTTCTCTTTTTGGTATCTTgtgttttttcaaatttcttgttagtttttctttatattttcttcctcttctttttcttcgttcttcttccaTCTCTATCCATTgtctttcctcttccttttattgtttttcttcctcttccctacttcattttttcaccacttatattattttatatccATTCTAATCAattttttctatatatttttcttagGTTTCTCGCTTTTGTCGATCTATTCTTCTCTTTCGTTCTTAATGCTTtcctattctttcttccttattttttattgcttcttTCCCCAATTCTTTATCACTATATTTTCCAATCCagtcctttttctttcttcttgttatttttttatccttATCCTTACTCTCATTTCCTTTGTTTGTTTCAttcttttctaatttctttttctttcctctttctaCTTATAGTCTTTTTTATATTCGTGATTTATTGTTtctccttattttttcttttttctttctactcTCCTAGTTTGTCTCATCGTTTTTCTATcgtttacttctcacttttcgtagCATCAAGAAAGAAGTGGTATTTAGGGAGTAAAACTTTAAATGCTAGAAATCAGAAGAGGAAATGAGTACTGAAAATAAAATCTCCTTacttcacttcttactttgaatttctaattcttcatttcTACTTTTCGCGTGAACACTCACAGTGTGAGACTTTTGTTCAGAACAACGCATGATGGAATATGTTTTAAGAAAATAAGGGAATGAATAATTGGGATGACCACAAATTGAGGAACTTTAACAAGCAATTTTTGTTGAAGCTTTCGAGATACCTTATAAATATTCTTTATGACCTGATACAGGATCCCACATTCGTGGTCACTATTACTGTGCTGGTCAATACGAGAAACATTTCTAATGATCAATTCATAAACACTCACTTAGCTTCAAATGTATTCTTTCATTCCAAAACATCTTTGTGTGCCGTAAGAAGACCCATTGGCATTAACTAACCAACGACGAAACTCAAGTCTGCTTCCACTAATGCGATTCATCCATTCAGCCCAATTTATCTCACATATTTTCTCCGTCAATTTATAATATGAATCCGTCGTCGCTCTCACGTAATTACCGCTCCGAACGAGCACCTTGGACGGACCGGCGATGACACACTCGTTCCCATCAAGCGAACCACTTCGGCCCCGAAAAATGAATGATTAATAATTTATAACACCGAGTACTGACTGCCCAAAACCGCGACTCCGCTTTTGCTTATCGGCGACTTACCCCGACGCAGCGCTGCGCCAGTCGTTGGCCTTCCATTCACTGCCCCTCGAACCTTCGGCGCCCCAAGCCGCAAGCACGGTAGTCTCTTTACAATTTTAATTGATATGAATTTCCACCACGATGCGACGGAGCGAAGCGGCGGGGGGTCCCACGGATCGCGACCGCACGAAGCGTGGTCCAATTGCCGCACAAACGGACACATTCCCATATGAAAACAAAGTGAAACGGCTTTTCCGCGCTCTCGAAGCCGAAGACGCAATCCGAACGTAAGCGCGACGGCACACGCATTCGGCCCGGGCCGGAATAATTCGGCGTTTTTCTCACATATATTAAGGTGCAAAATATGAATGTTTCAACGTTTGCTTTTCTTTTCGGGGCATTAATTGTGCGTTGCGAGACCATCCATCGGTTGCGATGTGTCTCTCGCGTATATGTATGTGGATCATTAACGATTCCCGCCGTAATCCGAAAACAAAAGAATATGAACGTCCCTGCCTCCTGCCTACCTCGCCGGGTGTCCCACTGAAAATTTTCCCGTCCAAAATGTGGCTCTAACGGTGAATTTTCCGCCACCCAAAATCTACACATCGCGCCGCGGATGGGTCCGCCGAATCGCCGACAGACGAAATGGAGATGATATCGCGGACAAACTTCGTTTTACGATCCTAATCTTAATGCGACCGCGAGCGTCTCGAGTGTGAGACGTAAGCGCAATTCAAGTGGTGTGGGATGTGGGTGCAGATTTTTCCCgaaaaccaaaaacaaaaagTGCCAAAATGTTACCACAACCGAAATGAATATGTATATGTAGGGGAGGTATCTTTATATGGTCATTGTTTTCCCAGGGTTTGATGACGACTATGAGAACGATTTCGTGGCCCGGCTGCCTTGGGCCGGTCCGGTCCGAAACAATGGAAATATCTTAATTTTTATTGCGCCCATACAGTTGATGTTTTTCGCGCCCGTTAGGTGACCCTTCGGCAATTTAGGATGTATTTTCTTGCCTCGGTTGCACGCTGAGAGTGGTGATTAAAGTTTCGGACAAATGGCATTTATATGGAGATATGTGCCGGCGTCGGGGGTGGGAGGCACTGCAGAAGGTAACAAACAGCAGCGGACCGCCTCACCGCGGGGGGTGCAATTATGAACGCCAAAACATTGCGTCCAATCTTGATTGAGTGGTTTAATGTGTGTCCCAGAAAACATTCTCGAAGTGTTATGGGCCGCACAGGTTTAGATTGGTTGGTCTAGTTTTTTCGTGGCTCCTGCCTGAAAATGGAAACGCGAGAGAGTCATATCAATTTGATGTTCGATGGCgtacaatgaaaaaataaatctttttttCTGATTGACTTTCCCGTAATCCCcggaaaccttttttttttcaaaattctgtaCGGACACAACAGTGCcctaattgaaaataatttgctttcagaaaatttatttattttacttcTCAATTGTTCATAATGAAACACAAAGCACTATTCATTACTTATGTAAAATCTTCGCTTAATCATGTGATGGTTATTCTTTAATGCTACTTCGGTCTGATCCTCTCACAATTAGATTGACATTTTTCTGAATTCTGATTTCTGATATTTCTGATTTCTAATTATTGTttcctgatttctgatttccgatttctgatttctgatttctgatttctgatttccgatttcTGTTTtcggatttctgatttctgatttctgatttctgatttctgatttctgatttctgatttctgatttccgatttctgatttctgatttccgattcctgattcttgatttctgatttctgatttcaatttctgatttctgatttttgatttctgatttctgatttatGATTTCTGATCTCTAAtttttgatttctgatttctgattacTGATATCTGATTTCTGATATCTGATTTCTGATCTCTGATTTTTGATCTCTGATTTTTGAtatctgatttctgatttctggtttctggtttctgatttctgatttctgatttctgatttctgattttcgatttctgatttctgatttctgatttctggtttctggtttctgatttctgatttctgatttctgatttctgatttctggtctctgatttctggtttctgatttttgatttctgatttctggtttctggtttctgatttctgatttctgatttctgatttctgattttcgatttctgatttctgatttctgatttctggtttctggtttctgatttctgatttctgatttctgattttcgatttctgatttctgatttccgatgtctgatttctgatttctgatttctgatttctgatttctgattcctgattttttatttctgatttctgacttctgatttccgatttccgatttctgatttttgatttctaatttctgatttctgatttctgatttctgatttctgatttctgatttctgatttctgatattTCTGTTTTCTAATTATTGTttcctgatttctgatttccgattttcgatttctgatttctgactTCTGATTTCTAATTCcttttttctgatttctgatttctgatttctgatttctgatttccgatttctgatttctgatttctgacttctgatttctgatttctgatttctgatttccgatttctgatttctgatttttgatttctgatttccgatttcCGATTCCTGAttcctgatttctgatttctgatttatgcagctttctgatttctgatttttgatttctgatttctgatttatGATTTCTGATCTCTAATTTTTGATTTCTGATTACTGATATCTGATTTCTGATCTCTGATTTTTGATCTCTGATTTTTGAtatctgatttctgatttctggtttctggtttctgatttctgatttctgatttctgatttctgattttcgatttctgatttctgatttctgatttctggtttctggtttctgatttctgatttctgatttctgatttctgatttctgatctCTGATTTTTGAACtctgatttttgatttctgatttctgatttctggtttctggtttctgatttctgatttctgatttctgatttctgattttcgatttctgatttctgatttctgatttctggtttctggtttctgatttctgatttctgatttctgattttcgatttctgatttctgatttccgatgtctgatttctgatttctgatttctgatttctgatttctgatttctgatttctgatttctgatttctgatttctgatttctgattcctgattttttatttctgatttctgacttctgatttccgatttccgatttctgatttttgatttctgatttctgatttctgatttctgatttctgatttctatttctgatttctgatttctgatttctgatttctaatttctgttcaatccaactccaatccaaatccattccaaatccaacccaaaatcaatccaaatataatccaaatccagtccaaatccaatccaaatccaattcaaatccaatccaaattcaatccaaatctaatccaaatctaatccaaatccagtccaaatccaatccaagtccaatacaaatccaatccaaatccaatccaaattcaatccaaatccaatgcaaattaaatccaaatccaatccaaatccaatccaaatccattccaaatccaatccaatccgaatccaatccaaatccaatccaaatccaatctgaatccaatccaaatccaatccaaatccaatccaaatccaatccaaatccaatctaaatccaatctaaatccaatccaaatcaatccaaaccaatccaaatcaatccaaaccaatctaaaccaatccaaatcaatacaaaccaatccaaaccaatccaaaccaatccaaaccaaccaaaccaatccaaaccaatccaaaccaattcaaaccaatccaaaccaatccaaaccaatccaaaccaatccaaaccaatccaaaccaatccaaaccaatccaaaccaatccaaaccaatccaaaccaatccaaaccaatccaaaccaatcaaaccaatccaaaccaatccaaaccaatcaaaccaatccaaaccagtccaaatccaatccaaaccaatccaatccaatccaaatccaatccaaatccaatccaaatccaatccaaatccaatccaaatccaatccaaatccaatccaaatccaatccaaatccaatccaaatccaatccaaatctaatccaaatcaaatctaaatccaatccaactccaaatcaaatccaatgcaaatgcaatccaaatgcagtccaaaccaaatccaaacccaatccaaatgcaattcaaatccaatccaaatccaacccagctccaattcaaattcaaatcctaatccaatccaaatccaatcctaatccaaatccaaatgcaatccaaatccaatccaaattcaattcaactccaattcaaattcaaatcctaatccaatccaaattcaatcaaaatccaaatccaatccaaatccaattcaaatccattcctaCTCCAATTctactccaatccaaatcctatccaaatgcaatccaaatccaatccaactccaattaaaattcaaatctaaatccaatccaaatccaatccaagtacGTTCTGAAACTATTTTTAATCCAGTCCAAGCTCAATCCAATTCCGTTCTGAATCTATTCTCAATCCAGTGCAAATTCAATTCTATTCGAAAAATCAAATTCTATTCGAAACCCAAATTATAATCCAAATCTTAACTAATTAATAATGTCAACTGTGGGGCAAATTAATTGGCATTATATTTATCGAAAAGATTATCTCCCTGATAAGTGTCTGAACTTCGAGCAAATAATCAATCATTAAAAATCTCTCTACATTGAATGTGTTACTTCCGTTTCAATTAGTTACAAAAAATTCCAGTTGTTTAATCTAATGCTAACCCTTTTCCCGTTTTTCTACCATTTTCAGTGTTTGGTCTGGACTCCCCGCTCGGCCTGTTTCCCCCGGGGATGGACCCCGGTAAAATGTACAGCCCGCTGCTGGAAATGTCCGACCCCCGTGGAATGCACCACGACGGCCCACCGTTCCATCTGAAGAAGAAACGTAAGTACAAGCATTGCCAAATCCAGAACCGGGCCGCGTGCCACTCTAGtgccaattaaaaaaaaaccctcttCCACGTCCGAAGGCTTCTAAATCGGTGCCCCAAAGTGCATTAATTACAACCATCATAGCCCCGAAAATTCGACTGCATGTTTTCTTCGGCTAATGATGGAACGTGAAGAGAGTCTGCCTGCACCGCATTGCAGACGAAGTCGGTTCGGTCGCTGCTACGGGGTTATTGATGTAAccgatctgaaaaaaaaacagttaaaaAAAGTTGCAATgtcgaaacaaaaattaaagtgaaaataaaattcggattaaTGCACCTTGAGATGGATTACAGCATTTTTTTTGAGTATAACAAAATTTTGAGTGATTTAACGATTGTCTTCACTTGCATTTGTATGGCAATACCGACGACTGCTAATTATGTTATGTTGCAAAGACGAATTTAAATTTTCCTCTTAGCTTGCTAAAAATTTCACATGATAGGCGATTCCAATGCTCTTCTCACACGACTGAAACGACACCTGAAAAGAGTTATTTTCCACTAGATTTGAAACTTTGCTTAACTCTATCAAACTGAACGATGGACTGCTTTCGTGGTGCGAGAGCACCACACAGCACTCCCCGGCAAGAGGATATGAAATTATCGCACAGTTTTTTTTCGACTACCGCCTTCTGCCAAGAGAACTAAGTTCCCACATCAGACGGGGCGGCAGGACACAGACAGTGAATGCCGAAAAAATAACGGATGTTCATATTCATAACGATGTTTATAAACTTACATGTCTGTCTCTTCTGGGTCGGATTCCACTCGTGGCGTGTGTCGTCGTCGACGTCGTTCTGGAGCGCTCGATCTAGCTCGCAGGCATGCTTCTTCCTTCCGCACCTCCCGCCCAGCCGTAGCTACTGTATGAAAGTTGGTGTGGTTCAAAGTTCACCATCAGAAGCCAAAGCGGGAAGACAGGAACCCCACATGCTTCCCGCATGTGCTTCCTGGTGCTCTATTTTGCTCGCTAGCTCGAAGGACACACCGAAGAGAGATGGCAACATTTTCGGCGGAAATTTGCCAAATAAATTCGGTT
The nucleotide sequence above comes from Armigeres subalbatus isolate Guangzhou_Male chromosome 3, GZ_Asu_2, whole genome shotgun sequence. Encoded proteins:
- the LOC134224882 gene encoding protein jim lovell-like, with protein sequence MKEKYEIMTDQEHYSLRWNNHQNHILRAFDTLLQTKTLVDVTLVCAETSIRAHKVVLSACSPFFQRVFSETPCKHPVIVLKDFRGWVVQAIVDFMYRGEISVPQERLSVLIQAGESLQVRGLVDHPVAGNTPTPAQSPEDFSLLDSSLISPTSPSLPSPNFNHHHARHSHPNPAATSMLSASTPKLLLPPQVFADPALNLTNPDLCTSPMPRRKQARPRRRSGDCAPQDLSSKPTSPVPPCIDDKEDEDNEIDREDDDEQDDEDDDIKEIIRRSESDDKKDSSPQKTPSKEEDNEKDSKNNSTASTASLSGMEGPENLCMKKSSSSSSSSSSGNISSHSHKDGSSRLSDPSSLKDSPPEPTIGRLSLKDIRHLNRSSLVRSMSSLSPPPSFHLNNNPPSRLSLSEKRVKLEDRDDDRLGDDDGSHFLDHMDLALAAHQHPLAHLSHRNSSPQLRPPGLTPDGENNNSSSSKNNNNSGSGPGGMGNGSSRDGGSGAGGSLGMGPGKEGRLGPKDFLHSPTLNFPPFFNQSDGGGAPRPPHSPLSFPHMPSVSSLTLTPPHMFGLDSPLGLFPPGMDPGKMYSPLLEMSDPRGMHHDGPPFHLKKKLNRPKGQHSAPRGGPPRSWTNAELTEALQHVWNKKMTTSQASRIFGIPYNSLLMYVRGKYGKSLKLEQLRKDCISGPPIELLQMGMNNNNKDKKDGQDKDMPLHHPGGNPNGSGNGSGSDQRGPRSASSEPELLSSPNALFNPFPPGFYPDFPGGFPGLPLSMLNLLPPDRHHPGAHQLPMSIDEDCKSDRSKQSMDDDFPQPLALNRSSALSGSGAGSGGSDRGLDGPPTDSRREIYQQNGQD